A single region of the Candidatus Kryptoniota bacterium genome encodes:
- a CDS encoding gluconate 2-dehydrogenase subunit 3 family protein, with product MDHKSKLSRREFVKIAALGAGTIALAGGGIGFIEGCSGPARSGRSFLSQDEYRLVEEIAEQIIPTDDWPGGRDAGVANFIDIQLAGPYRRFQQDYRRGLAAIENSCLTAYKKSFGELAWDTQTKFLSDMEAGSLTEETWKSVSSKYFFELMRSHCLQGYYGSPRHGGNKNFVSYRMIDLDPLQTVGENRHGI from the coding sequence ATGGACCATAAAAGCAAGTTGTCGCGCAGGGAGTTTGTGAAGATCGCCGCGCTAGGTGCGGGGACCATTGCGCTGGCCGGAGGGGGTATCGGCTTCATCGAGGGTTGTTCCGGACCGGCGCGTTCAGGCAGAAGTTTCCTCTCACAAGATGAATACCGACTTGTCGAGGAAATCGCGGAACAGATAATTCCCACGGATGATTGGCCCGGTGGACGCGACGCGGGTGTTGCGAACTTTATTGACATCCAGCTTGCAGGCCCGTACCGCCGCTTCCAGCAGGATTATCGCCGCGGCCTCGCAGCAATTGAGAACTCGTGTTTGACCGCGTACAAGAAAAGTTTCGGGGAACTAGCCTGGGACACTCAAACGAAATTTCTGTCGGATATGGAGGCGGGTAGTCTGACTGAAGAAACCTGGAAGAGTGTGTCGTCAAAATATTTCTTTGAGCTCATGAGGTCGCATTGTCTTCAGGGATATTACGGGAGTCCGCGTCATGGCGGCAACAAGAATTTCGTAAGCTACAGGATGATCGACCTTGATCCGCTTCAGACTGTCGGAGAAAACCGCCATGGAATCTGA
- a CDS encoding GMC family oxidoreductase, producing MSEKHVNAVVIGAGAGGGVVAKELSEGGLSVILLERGDWTSYDAHDTDELVSQRTTVLGNAFGPDDERYRRVVVRDDGTDEIVLPSENDYNNVAACVGSGTVSYGAMAWRFMPEDFRMRSTYGSIAGSTLDDWPLSYDDLEHCYERAEWEIGVAGDATLNPFAAPRKKPYPMPPFVYNKEAKLLDSTMKRMGLHPFPIPMLRNSIPYNQRPACVRRRSCCGFACPLNAKSGTHNTVIPAAISTGNCELRTNCVVSEVPVNESGRATGIVYFDGEMRRHEQSADIVVVSASATETPRLLLNSKSKSYPSGIGNRFDWVGRNLQGHAYTGAFGLFENDIYDDVGPGASIAISDFSHHNKGIVGGGILANEFTRLPYYFTAIRPPGAPTWGKAHKEFQRKYFRRNIQVVGPIQEMPMFDSRVQVDPSVKDSWGIPVVRLSGHRHTKDVDGCEFLSAQAERILKEAGASYTWQAVGGKGLSGGQHQAGTCRMGDDPRTSVTDRHGRVHETPNVFVADASLHVNNGGFNPALTIMALGFWVGEYITKEWNAGNHFA from the coding sequence GTGAGTGAGAAGCATGTGAACGCGGTCGTCATCGGCGCGGGAGCCGGAGGCGGTGTGGTGGCAAAGGAGCTGAGCGAGGGCGGATTGTCCGTGATCCTACTTGAACGCGGTGATTGGACGTCGTACGATGCTCATGACACCGATGAACTTGTTTCCCAACGTACCACGGTTCTCGGGAACGCTTTTGGTCCGGACGACGAAAGGTATCGCAGGGTGGTTGTGCGTGATGATGGCACGGATGAGATCGTCCTTCCCAGTGAAAACGACTATAATAACGTCGCTGCATGTGTCGGATCGGGAACTGTAAGCTACGGCGCGATGGCATGGCGGTTCATGCCTGAAGATTTCCGAATGAGATCGACTTACGGCAGTATCGCAGGATCGACGCTGGACGATTGGCCGCTCAGCTACGACGATCTTGAACACTGTTACGAAAGAGCCGAATGGGAAATTGGAGTCGCCGGTGATGCAACACTGAATCCTTTTGCCGCTCCAAGGAAGAAGCCGTATCCCATGCCGCCGTTCGTATACAACAAGGAAGCCAAGCTTCTTGATTCCACGATGAAGCGAATGGGGCTGCATCCTTTTCCGATTCCCATGCTGAGGAACTCCATCCCGTACAATCAGCGCCCGGCTTGCGTCAGAAGACGGTCGTGCTGCGGATTTGCCTGTCCGTTGAATGCTAAATCAGGGACCCATAATACCGTAATCCCTGCGGCTATATCGACAGGGAATTGCGAGCTGAGGACGAATTGTGTTGTGAGCGAAGTGCCCGTTAACGAATCGGGGAGAGCAACAGGTATAGTGTATTTTGACGGCGAAATGCGGAGGCATGAGCAGAGTGCGGATATCGTGGTTGTTTCCGCATCGGCAACTGAAACTCCCAGACTTCTTCTCAATTCCAAATCGAAATCTTACCCCTCCGGAATCGGGAATCGGTTCGATTGGGTCGGCAGGAATTTGCAGGGGCACGCTTACACAGGCGCGTTCGGACTGTTTGAAAATGACATATATGATGACGTGGGGCCGGGCGCTTCGATCGCGATAAGCGATTTCAGCCATCATAATAAGGGAATCGTGGGTGGAGGTATTCTTGCAAACGAGTTCACAAGGCTTCCATACTACTTCACGGCGATTCGACCGCCGGGCGCACCCACGTGGGGAAAAGCTCACAAAGAATTTCAGCGGAAATATTTCCGGCGTAACATACAAGTTGTCGGGCCAATCCAGGAAATGCCCATGTTCGATTCCCGCGTCCAGGTCGATCCCTCGGTGAAGGATTCCTGGGGAATACCCGTTGTCCGTCTCTCCGGCCATCGTCACACGAAAGACGTCGATGGCTGCGAGTTCCTTTCAGCGCAGGCGGAGCGGATCCTAAAAGAGGCGGGCGCCTCTTACACGTGGCAGGCTGTCGGAGGGAAGGGTTTGAGCGGCGGCCAGCACCAGGCCGGCACATGTCGTATGGGTGATGATCCTCGAACTTCAGTCACTGACAGGCATGGACGAGTGCATGAAACTCCGAATGTCTTCGTCGCAGACGCAAGCCTCCACGTGAATAACGGCGGCTTCAACCCTGCGCTCACGATAATGGCACTTGGATTCTGGGTCGGCGAGTATATCACAAAAGAATGGAATGCGGGAAACCATTTTGCGTAG
- a CDS encoding NapC/NirT family cytochrome c codes for MSFARRVLKRITIPVGSLLLLFIGFNVFWDTAPPQVTCASCHEIESSSSSWAHSGHRALSCRDCHGTAFTNGIHSVSEKIQMVVRHFNGSDLREIKMNETQVVEMIDNCRRCHAAEYSGWTSSGHSATYAAIFLNENHNSTEQLNPDCLRCHGMYYDGTIQSLVTPLSVKGPWRLKDVVEAERPAIPCLSCHQMHRTGTPSQPPDYSNPQRIFYETKVDSLDVLFYDRYEKIHLDLNELPPVQLKAGGRTVKVSGDPVQRLCTQCHSPNSFHVAGTSDDRTLRGVHEGLPCEACHDVHSNEARQSCVHCHPAISNCGLDVKTMNTTYADRGSRHNIHFVACKDCHAKGIPKKKVS; via the coding sequence ATGAGTTTTGCTCGAAGAGTACTCAAGCGGATAACAATTCCAGTCGGCTCGCTCTTGCTTCTCTTCATCGGATTCAACGTTTTTTGGGATACGGCTCCTCCTCAGGTAACTTGCGCATCGTGTCATGAGATTGAGAGCTCGTCTTCGTCATGGGCTCACAGCGGTCACAGGGCTTTGAGCTGCAGAGACTGTCATGGTACGGCATTCACAAACGGGATCCACAGCGTATCTGAAAAGATTCAAATGGTCGTCAGGCATTTCAATGGTTCTGACTTACGGGAAATAAAGATGAATGAGACTCAGGTTGTGGAAATGATAGACAACTGTCGCCGATGCCACGCCGCGGAGTATTCAGGCTGGACATCAAGCGGACACTCGGCGACTTATGCGGCGATCTTTCTCAATGAGAATCATAACTCAACCGAGCAGTTGAACCCCGATTGCTTAAGATGCCATGGAATGTACTATGACGGCACAATTCAGAGTTTGGTTACGCCGTTGAGTGTCAAAGGTCCCTGGAGGTTGAAAGACGTGGTTGAGGCAGAGCGGCCCGCAATCCCTTGCCTCTCCTGTCATCAGATGCACCGAACGGGGACACCGTCTCAGCCTCCGGACTATTCCAATCCTCAAAGAATTTTCTACGAGACTAAAGTTGATTCCCTGGATGTTCTATTCTACGACCGCTATGAGAAAATTCACCTGGACCTGAATGAATTGCCGCCGGTGCAGCTCAAGGCTGGCGGTAGAACTGTAAAAGTCTCGGGCGATCCTGTCCAACGATTGTGCACACAGTGTCATTCGCCAAACTCGTTCCACGTCGCCGGCACAAGCGACGACAGGACTCTACGGGGAGTTCATGAGGGACTTCCCTGCGAGGCGTGCCATGACGTACACAGCAACGAAGCGCGACAGAGTTGCGTGCACTGTCACCCGGCGATATCGAACTGCGGTCTGGATGTCAAAACTATGAATACGACGTATGCCGATAGAGGTAGCCGGCACAATATCCATTTTGTAGCGTGTAAGGACTGCCACGCAAAGGGAATTCCAAAGAAGAAAGTGTCCTGA
- a CDS encoding DUF3108 domain-containing protein, producing MRRGVRRDIVVKSILGLLVLIILALVLRSVYAYAFFRITSTTLGENGWSPAGSNPAVQIDEDMTFEASYLVFKVGSVRFQVLGKTKYDSLPSYRLRAYIDSYSGFPFVDFHSVYDTYADENTLYCLYNSRSQKDGQSWVYTTTRFQPDHGIIIWDQTRDGKFIREVELPLETNYTNGVSFIYYLRNMCLRAEGRQTALDIPIIDDTVRSSVKLVIDEKREPCTVAAFGYPVDSYRLSGHINFIGTFGITGDFVGWMAADSTALPLRADVKVFLGKVVVQLKEVKRAGGIPPRQAGNE from the coding sequence GTGAGGCGAGGCGTCAGAAGAGATATTGTCGTCAAATCCATCCTGGGATTACTTGTGCTCATTATTTTGGCTCTCGTATTGAGATCTGTTTACGCGTACGCATTCTTCCGGATTACGTCTACGACATTGGGCGAGAACGGCTGGTCCCCGGCAGGCTCGAATCCTGCGGTTCAAATAGATGAGGACATGACTTTCGAGGCAAGTTATCTCGTATTCAAAGTCGGTTCGGTGCGATTTCAGGTTCTGGGAAAAACAAAATACGATAGCCTCCCTTCGTACAGACTTCGAGCTTACATTGACTCCTACAGCGGGTTCCCATTTGTAGACTTCCATTCCGTATACGACACGTATGCCGATGAGAACACTCTCTATTGCCTGTACAACTCGCGAAGTCAAAAGGATGGACAAAGCTGGGTTTACACAACGACGAGGTTCCAACCGGATCACGGGATTATCATTTGGGACCAAACGAGGGATGGCAAGTTCATAAGGGAAGTGGAGTTGCCCCTTGAAACAAATTATACGAATGGTGTCAGCTTCATTTATTATTTACGAAACATGTGCCTGCGAGCTGAAGGAAGACAGACCGCTCTCGATATTCCCATTATAGATGATACAGTACGATCCTCGGTGAAACTGGTTATTGACGAAAAGAGAGAGCCGTGCACCGTCGCCGCGTTCGGTTATCCTGTGGATTCATACAGGCTGTCGGGTCACATTAATTTTATCGGCACCTTCGGGATAACAGGAGACTTTGTCGGATGGATGGCTGCAGACTCTACCGCGCTTCCTTTGCGCGCTGACGTGAAAGTGTTCCTCGGCAAGGTAGTGGTACAACTAAAGGAAGTGAAACGTGCCGGTGGGATACCACCAAGGCAGGCGGGAAATGAATAG
- a CDS encoding glycosyltransferase family 9 protein encodes MNRIELVSRLFRTASSITDAFPRAGSKFLDMTLLPVAGSDMLSKMKLDGARRIVGRIQRFEKILIVSDLNIGDALFSQAAVSGLRDYFPDSQMDLAISKKAERIVGGNPEINNVLPVFAGTPIPSANDLAALAKIATRGKYDFLLSLCPYFGTKDFSLSTRNVVPFDSFAAVLVNAMRKPLEMSHVVYQLHRYIHLLLGGIAPQKRKMEFKGLTATIPESSMDDARKYLRKVGIGGNDKIIMLNPDASTRFTRIPHDIVVQIIKRLLRLKCPILLGSGFGDGQLGKMIMESLSLEERKGVISLKSNISLEEFSALIDFSDVYICGDSGPMHIAAARRRSDMIGAPLRNRTAVYSIFGATPAKTYAYDSYHPGYFPSNQHADSRTYVATSPCRNITCINKNAKTCRTTRCFEFVDVDSIVDDIENSLTHEWERDRMPRNIEMENRT; translated from the coding sequence ATGAATAGGATCGAATTGGTCTCTCGCCTCTTCAGGACAGCGAGTTCCATCACCGATGCTTTCCCGCGTGCAGGATCGAAATTTCTCGATATGACTCTCCTGCCAGTTGCTGGAAGCGACATGTTGTCGAAAATGAAATTGGATGGAGCGAGGCGGATCGTTGGCAGGATTCAGCGCTTCGAGAAGATCCTGATAGTGTCGGACCTGAACATCGGTGATGCGTTGTTTTCGCAGGCGGCAGTGTCCGGTCTGCGGGATTACTTTCCTGATTCGCAGATGGATCTTGCGATCAGCAAGAAAGCCGAACGAATTGTCGGAGGGAATCCAGAGATAAACAACGTGCTCCCTGTCTTTGCCGGAACGCCGATTCCTTCGGCAAACGATCTCGCTGCCCTCGCGAAGATTGCCACTCGCGGCAAGTATGATTTTCTCCTCAGCCTATGTCCGTACTTCGGAACCAAAGATTTTTCCTTGTCAACAAGGAATGTCGTTCCATTCGACTCGTTCGCGGCTGTACTTGTTAATGCGATGAGGAAGCCGCTCGAAATGAGTCACGTCGTTTATCAACTTCATCGGTATATCCACCTTCTTTTAGGCGGAATTGCTCCTCAAAAAAGAAAGATGGAATTCAAGGGTCTGACGGCGACAATTCCAGAAAGCTCGATGGACGACGCACGCAAGTACCTCCGGAAGGTCGGCATCGGCGGGAATGACAAAATAATAATGTTAAATCCTGACGCGTCGACACGATTCACGAGGATTCCGCACGATATAGTGGTTCAGATAATCAAAAGACTCCTGAGACTCAAATGTCCGATACTACTCGGGTCTGGATTCGGTGACGGACAACTTGGGAAAATGATAATGGAATCTCTTTCACTCGAGGAAAGGAAAGGAGTCATCTCGCTCAAGTCGAATATTTCACTTGAAGAGTTTTCGGCGCTCATCGATTTCAGTGATGTATATATCTGTGGCGACTCGGGTCCGATGCACATCGCTGCCGCGAGAAGACGTTCGGATATGATCGGTGCCCCCCTCAGGAACAGGACGGCTGTATATTCTATTTTTGGTGCGACACCGGCGAAGACGTACGCGTACGATAGTTACCACCCGGGTTACTTTCCTTCTAATCAGCACGCTGATTCCCGCACGTATGTCGCCACTAGTCCTTGCAGAAATATCACATGCATCAACAAAAACGCAAAGACCTGCCGGACGACTCGTTGTTTCGAATTTGTAGACGTGGACTCGATCGTCGACGATATTGAGAACTCCCTGACTCACGAATGGGAACGCGACCGCATGCCTCGGAACATCGAAATGGAAAATCGTACCTAG
- a CDS encoding ATP-binding protein, whose product MSPSLTAEEFLRSITLIPDIDQLLGHFTSKFAEMFAADSIYLVLLEPVTNRYVIRRTKGGKPSLVGRFGFLRTDNLIKWLNVNRRPLNVGIQGEVVSFLDAAEQKLLADASIQVVIPLIVINRLTGVLFVGRDNNKRRYSSEEESMMQSLVSQSALAIEYAMIYQFQEDKLKRLFHADKMMTVGELAAGAAHEIRNPLAAIRSTVQYLKKDLAGEKSKLADGIIEEVDRIDKIIKGLLSFSRISELHMEPLELNLVLEQTISLLDLEIKKHNIELVRDFRLADSRIKGDGAQLKQVFLNILLNGIQAMESSGCLSIITAESADQSGAIEVSVLDTGPGIPQAELARVFDPFYTTKENGTGLGLSISYGIISRHGGEIQIKNGADQKKRGTCVTITLPRDSTKGQ is encoded by the coding sequence GTGTCGCCATCTTTAACTGCCGAAGAGTTTCTTCGATCAATTACTTTAATTCCTGATATCGATCAGCTGCTGGGTCATTTTACGTCTAAATTTGCTGAAATGTTCGCGGCGGATTCTATATACCTTGTTTTGCTTGAGCCTGTAACAAATCGATACGTGATCAGGAGAACGAAGGGAGGAAAGCCGAGCCTTGTCGGGCGGTTCGGGTTCCTTCGCACAGATAATCTCATCAAGTGGCTTAATGTCAACAGGCGGCCGTTGAATGTCGGCATTCAGGGTGAAGTTGTCTCGTTTCTCGACGCGGCGGAACAGAAGCTTCTTGCGGACGCGTCAATCCAGGTAGTCATTCCTCTGATCGTGATAAATCGGCTGACGGGGGTCCTTTTCGTAGGCAGGGACAACAACAAAAGGAGGTATTCAAGCGAGGAGGAGAGCATGATGCAGAGCCTTGTTTCGCAAAGTGCGCTCGCCATCGAATATGCTATGATATACCAGTTCCAGGAAGATAAACTGAAACGTCTATTCCACGCTGACAAGATGATGACGGTAGGTGAACTTGCCGCAGGAGCAGCACACGAGATACGCAATCCGCTCGCCGCAATCCGAAGTACGGTTCAGTATTTGAAGAAGGATCTTGCGGGCGAAAAGAGTAAGCTTGCCGATGGAATAATCGAAGAAGTTGATCGCATCGACAAAATTATAAAAGGGCTCCTGTCTTTCAGCCGGATATCTGAGCTGCACATGGAACCGCTGGAACTCAATTTAGTGTTGGAGCAGACGATTTCACTTTTGGATTTGGAGATCAAGAAGCACAATATAGAGCTTGTGAGAGACTTCAGGCTCGCGGATTCGCGGATTAAGGGAGACGGCGCTCAATTGAAGCAGGTATTCCTGAACATACTTCTCAACGGCATACAGGCCATGGAAAGCAGCGGATGCCTGAGCATAATAACGGCGGAGTCGGCCGATCAGAGTGGTGCGATAGAGGTCTCGGTACTCGACACCGGCCCCGGAATTCCGCAGGCAGAGCTAGCGAGGGTGTTTGATCCTTTTTACACGACTAAAGAAAACGGAACCGGCCTCGGCCTTTCAATATCATACGGGATAATCAGCAGGCATGGCGGAGAGATTCAGATCAAGAACGGAGCGGATCAAAAGAAGCGCGGCACATGCGTGACCATCACGCTTCCAAGAGATTCGACGAAAGGACAATGA
- a CDS encoding sigma-54 dependent transcriptional regulator: MTEIPTGKKRVLVVDDEKRIRQILTTILSDENYDVASASDGLEALNIIQDFMPQVIIVDLQMPRMHGIEVIDQVTKMDKHIVPIILTAHGSIESAVQATKHGVYDYLTKPFDNEQMLLVVGRAMEHHRLTAEVDELKKKLGSKYGLDSIIGDSKPMQKVRAEIKRIAGADAVVLIEGESGTGKELAARAIHYESSRKNSPLVIVDCGSIPMTIIESEFFGHERGAFTDAREQRIGKFEEADTGSIFLDEIGELPLNAQTKLLRVLQEKEFTRVGGTGPLKVDVRVIAATNKNLEQRVKAGKFREDLFYRLNVLRLRLPPLREHKEDIPLYARHFVEKHRGTIRRGACEFSPKAIELLAADEWGGNIRQLENAIQRAMLSMQGERIEVSDFSFLTTERVSAPLRYDPELGLIKYIASLAKVAERKIILDTLEEEDWNRTAAASKLKLSRRRLFDKMQEYNIEAPPDT, encoded by the coding sequence ATGACAGAAATACCGACAGGCAAGAAGCGCGTTCTGGTCGTCGATGACGAAAAGCGTATACGCCAGATATTGACCACAATTCTATCCGACGAGAATTACGATGTCGCCAGCGCGAGCGATGGGCTCGAAGCACTTAATATCATACAGGACTTCATGCCGCAGGTAATAATTGTCGATCTTCAGATGCCTCGCATGCACGGAATTGAAGTGATAGATCAGGTGACGAAGATGGATAAGCACATTGTGCCGATAATTCTCACTGCTCACGGGTCGATCGAATCGGCAGTGCAAGCGACGAAACACGGCGTGTACGATTACCTGACGAAGCCGTTCGATAACGAGCAGATGCTTCTAGTGGTCGGCCGCGCGATGGAACACCACCGGCTCACTGCGGAGGTAGATGAACTAAAGAAAAAGCTCGGCAGTAAGTACGGGCTCGATTCGATAATCGGGGATAGCAAGCCGATGCAGAAGGTGCGCGCAGAAATAAAGAGGATCGCGGGTGCGGACGCCGTGGTACTTATCGAGGGCGAAAGCGGGACAGGGAAAGAATTGGCCGCCCGGGCGATCCACTATGAAAGCAGCAGAAAGAATTCTCCTCTCGTGATCGTGGACTGCGGATCCATTCCAATGACCATTATTGAAAGCGAGTTTTTCGGACATGAAAGGGGCGCATTCACGGACGCGCGCGAGCAGAGAATAGGGAAGTTCGAAGAGGCTGATACCGGCTCAATTTTTCTGGACGAGATCGGGGAACTTCCGCTCAATGCTCAGACTAAGCTTCTCAGGGTTCTCCAGGAAAAAGAATTTACGCGAGTCGGGGGAACGGGCCCTTTGAAAGTTGACGTTCGCGTGATCGCGGCGACCAACAAGAATCTCGAACAACGAGTGAAGGCCGGGAAATTCAGGGAAGACCTTTTCTATCGGCTGAACGTGCTCCGGCTTCGCCTTCCTCCCTTGCGTGAACACAAAGAAGACATTCCCCTGTACGCCCGGCATTTCGTCGAGAAACACCGCGGGACGATTCGCCGCGGAGCTTGTGAGTTTTCCCCTAAGGCCATCGAACTCCTTGCGGCTGATGAGTGGGGCGGCAATATCCGCCAGCTCGAGAATGCAATCCAGCGCGCAATGCTCTCGATGCAGGGCGAGCGGATAGAGGTTTCTGACTTCTCTTTCCTGACTACTGAGCGTGTGAGCGCTCCGCTTCGGTACGATCCGGAACTGGGACTGATAAAATACATCGCATCGCTCGCAAAGGTCGCGGAAAGAAAAATCATTCTGGATACTCTTGAAGAAGAAGATTGGAACAGGACCGCCGCTGCCTCGAAGCTGAAGCTTAGCAGGCGAAGACTATTTGATAAAATGCAGGAGTATAATATAGAAGCGCCGCCGGATACCTGA
- a CDS encoding sigma 54-interacting transcriptional regulator: MKSDPREIVVGSQEMRQVMSLAERAVRNDFAVLLLGESGVGKEVIARYIHQRSARSDGPFVAVNCGAIPETLFEAELFGFERGAFTNAFASHRGHFEQAHHGTILLDEVSELQLALQVKLLRVLEEKSVTRIGAEREIQVDARIIAASNVNLQNLVREGKFRKDLYYRLAVSIIFIPPLRERKGDIESLSNCFLRKYTTMKKTLSREALLKLTHYEWPGNVRELEYCIVRSIIDSDGREIIKADEIHFLEDDIHSGSTIERRAYEEALRNASGNINSVSRQLGVHRNTVYNRIRRLNIDLFRYRNGHTVPQ; encoded by the coding sequence ATGAAGAGCGATCCAAGAGAAATAGTGGTCGGCAGCCAGGAAATGCGGCAGGTAATGTCGCTGGCCGAGAGAGCTGTCCGTAATGACTTTGCGGTTCTCCTGCTGGGAGAAAGCGGAGTAGGGAAGGAAGTTATCGCCAGGTACATTCATCAGCGAAGCGCCAGGAGCGATGGCCCATTCGTTGCTGTGAATTGCGGGGCGATTCCTGAAACTCTATTCGAAGCCGAACTCTTCGGCTTCGAGCGAGGGGCGTTCACAAATGCTTTCGCTTCCCACCGGGGGCATTTCGAACAGGCACATCATGGTACAATTCTTCTCGACGAGGTTTCAGAGCTCCAGCTTGCATTGCAGGTGAAACTTCTTCGCGTACTGGAAGAGAAATCTGTCACGCGAATCGGCGCGGAGAGAGAAATCCAGGTAGACGCCCGAATCATTGCTGCGAGCAACGTCAATCTCCAGAATCTCGTAAGAGAAGGAAAATTCCGGAAGGACTTGTATTACAGGCTTGCCGTATCGATTATCTTCATCCCACCTCTCCGGGAGCGTAAAGGAGATATTGAGTCCCTTTCAAATTGCTTCCTGAGAAAGTACACTACGATGAAGAAAACACTCAGCCGTGAAGCGCTGCTGAAACTCACCCACTATGAGTGGCCGGGAAATGTCCGTGAATTGGAATACTGCATCGTCCGATCGATCATCGACAGCGACGGGAGGGAAATCATCAAGGCGGATGAAATTCATTTCCTGGAGGATGATATCCATTCGGGGAGTACGATCGAACGCAGAGCATACGAGGAGGCATTGAGAAACGCGAGTGGCAACATCAACAGCGTCTCTCGTCAGCTTGGTGTGCACCGCAACACTGTTTATAACAGGATTAGAAGGCTGAACATCGACCTCTTCCGATACAGGAACGGTCATACTGTACCCCAGTAA